A single genomic interval of Alcaligenes sp. SDU_A2 harbors:
- a CDS encoding cytochrome c biogenesis protein ResB, with the protein MRFAISLLMFICVASLIGTVLAQNQPANTYIDQFGPYWFELFDHFSIWSVYNSPWFLVIMAFLVVSTTLCVLRNAPKMIRDMRAFKEHVRGGSLKAFPHRVELNSAGSPEHSREQAQGWLQSQGYAVKVRRDDDGSMMLAAKKGSANKLGYIFAHLAIVVICVGGLLDSELPVRLQVWLGGKEPITENMLISQVPDSGRMALGNPSFRANMLVPEGARTASAVINSGEGVLVQPLPFALELKRFLVEYYSTGMPSSFKSEVEVTDPATGESFERTIEVNEPLRYKGVTVYQSGFDDGGSRLTLEGYPLVGASSKTFQLKGTVGESAVITAQENPAAQPMTVQLTELRPINVENLTEGDPQPKAMIEHVAAVTGSAANNKNEHLKNVGPSVNYRIIDEQGQAREFVNYMMPVELDGTLVFLAGMRNSTAEPFRYVRLPADENRSLKEFMDVRAATQDPALVEQAAERFAQRNSSSPEQKDLMLAASRTSLQAFTRAGFDGIIGRVPEAERERILSFAVPMIQLTLTELRDLVRQKQGLPPLDYSQENNEANRWIQSAVLAFANLPDYPAPVMLTLDSFEQVQASVFQVARSPGMYTVYLGCLFLIIGVFSMFYIRDRRVWVWIRPHEQGSSLMAAMTSQRRNLDFNLEFDRLQEAFKRLSV; encoded by the coding sequence ATGCGTTTTGCCATCAGCCTGCTCATGTTCATCTGCGTCGCCAGCCTGATCGGTACGGTACTGGCCCAGAATCAGCCGGCTAACACGTATATCGATCAATTCGGTCCTTACTGGTTCGAGCTGTTCGATCACTTTTCCATCTGGTCGGTCTACAACAGTCCCTGGTTCCTGGTCATCATGGCTTTTTTGGTGGTTTCGACCACCTTGTGTGTTTTGCGCAACGCGCCCAAAATGATCCGCGACATGCGGGCCTTCAAAGAGCATGTGCGCGGCGGCAGCCTGAAGGCGTTTCCGCATCGCGTGGAATTGAACAGCGCCGGTTCGCCCGAACATAGTCGCGAACAAGCGCAAGGCTGGTTGCAGTCGCAAGGGTATGCGGTCAAAGTGCGCCGCGATGACGACGGCAGCATGATGCTGGCGGCCAAAAAGGGCAGCGCAAACAAGCTGGGGTATATTTTTGCCCACCTGGCGATTGTGGTCATCTGTGTGGGCGGCCTGCTGGACAGCGAACTGCCGGTGCGCTTGCAGGTCTGGCTGGGCGGCAAGGAACCCATTACCGAAAACATGCTGATTTCCCAGGTCCCCGATTCGGGTCGTATGGCCTTGGGCAACCCCAGCTTCCGAGCCAATATGCTGGTCCCCGAAGGGGCGCGTACCGCATCGGCCGTCATCAATTCCGGCGAAGGCGTGCTGGTTCAGCCTTTGCCTTTTGCGTTGGAGCTCAAGCGTTTTCTGGTTGAATACTATTCCACCGGCATGCCCAGCAGCTTCAAAAGCGAAGTCGAAGTCACCGACCCGGCAACCGGCGAAAGTTTCGAGCGCACCATCGAAGTCAACGAACCCTTGCGTTACAAAGGCGTGACGGTCTATCAGTCCGGTTTTGACGATGGCGGCAGCCGCCTCACCTTGGAAGGCTACCCCCTGGTCGGTGCCAGCAGCAAGACGTTTCAGCTCAAGGGCACGGTGGGCGAAAGCGCGGTCATTACAGCCCAGGAAAACCCCGCCGCCCAGCCCATGACGGTGCAGCTAACCGAATTGCGCCCGATCAACGTCGAAAACCTGACCGAAGGCGACCCCCAGCCCAAGGCCATGATCGAGCACGTGGCGGCCGTTACCGGCAGCGCGGCCAACAACAAGAACGAACATCTGAAAAACGTCGGTCCCAGCGTCAACTATCGCATTATCGACGAACAGGGTCAGGCGCGCGAATTCGTCAATTACATGATGCCTGTGGAGCTGGATGGCACATTGGTGTTTCTGGCCGGCATGCGCAATTCTACGGCCGAGCCCTTTCGCTATGTGCGTCTGCCCGCCGACGAAAACCGCTCGCTCAAAGAGTTCATGGATGTACGCGCCGCCACCCAGGACCCCGCCCTGGTCGAGCAGGCCGCCGAGCGTTTTGCGCAGCGAAATTCCAGTTCCCCCGAGCAAAAAGACCTGATGCTGGCGGCGTCCCGCACCTCGTTGCAGGCCTTTACGCGTGCGGGTTTTGACGGCATTATTGGTCGTGTGCCCGAGGCCGAGCGCGAACGCATTCTTAGCTTTGCCGTGCCCATGATTCAGCTGACGCTGACCGAATTGCGCGATCTGGTCCGTCAGAAGCAGGGCCTGCCACCGCTGGATTACAGCCAGGAAAACAACGAAGCCAACCGCTGGATTCAATCCGCTGTGCTGGCGTTTGCTAATCTTCCCGATTATCCCGCGCCGGTCATGCTGACGCTGGATAGTTTTGAACAAGTGCAGGCCAGTGTCTTCCAGGTGGCGCGCAGCCCCGGCATGTACACCGTGTACCTGGGTTGTCTGTTTCTTATCATCGGCGTGTTTTCGATGTTTTACATACGGGACCGTCGAGTGTGGGTTTGGATACGTCCACACGAGCAGGGCAGCAGCCTGATGGCTGCAATGACGTCGCAACGTCGCAACTTGGACTTCAACCTCGAATTTGACCGCCTTCAGGAGGCGTTCAAACGGCTCTCTGTCTGA
- the ccsB gene encoding c-type cytochrome biogenesis protein CcsB → MAQTLSSSTPTMWHDNIASSGDRRGIRGRPDWTDLLYLALLVAGAAYALNTYSTSMDYYEKLILVGFVPFVAWLGWLWRPLRTLTLVCGAAAVLAIWLYSTGGGLINGDIQKADTVFLLKYLLSSQSAILWMCSLFILATVLYWAGFFSDTAAWMASGLTWAAVYAGTTGLLVRWREGHLLGPDIGHIPVSNLYEVFVLLALITALFYLYYERRYNTRALGGFVLLAISSLVVFLLWYSFTRDAHQIQPLVPALKSWWMKLHVPANFIGYGTFSLAAMVGFAYLVKENGETRSRGKLIPLFLMGAILCAEPMIFGSRELSPTWMLYFGLGSVMVGTILYFRGPIARKLPSLEVLDDIMYRAIAVGFAFFTVATVLGALWAADAWGTYWQWDPKETWALIVWLNYAAWLHMRLLKGLRGTMAAYWALAGLLITSFAFLGVNMFLSGLHSYGEL, encoded by the coding sequence ATGGCGCAGACTCTATCCTCGTCCACTCCAACCATGTGGCACGACAATATTGCCTCCAGCGGTGATCGTCGCGGTATTCGCGGCCGCCCCGATTGGACCGATTTACTGTATCTGGCTCTGTTGGTGGCGGGCGCGGCGTATGCGCTCAATACGTACAGCACCAGTATGGATTATTACGAGAAACTCATTCTCGTGGGCTTTGTGCCTTTCGTAGCGTGGCTGGGTTGGCTCTGGCGACCGTTGCGCACCCTGACCCTGGTCTGTGGCGCGGCCGCTGTGCTGGCCATCTGGCTCTACAGCACGGGCGGCGGATTGATCAACGGCGATATCCAGAAGGCGGATACTGTTTTCTTGCTCAAGTATCTGTTGTCCTCGCAGTCGGCCATCTTGTGGATGTGCTCATTGTTCATCCTGGCGACGGTGTTGTACTGGGCGGGCTTTTTCAGCGATACCGCTGCCTGGATGGCGTCGGGCCTGACCTGGGCCGCTGTCTATGCCGGTACGACGGGTCTGTTGGTGCGCTGGCGTGAAGGGCACCTTCTGGGGCCGGACATCGGCCATATTCCGGTCAGCAATCTGTACGAAGTGTTTGTTCTGCTGGCGCTGATCACCGCCTTGTTCTACCTGTATTACGAGCGTCGGTACAACACGCGCGCGCTGGGCGGTTTCGTGCTTCTGGCCATCAGTTCCCTGGTTGTTTTCCTGTTGTGGTATTCCTTTACCCGCGACGCCCACCAGATCCAACCGCTGGTGCCGGCCCTGAAAAGCTGGTGGATGAAGCTGCATGTGCCAGCTAACTTTATTGGTTACGGCACGTTCTCGCTGGCCGCTATGGTGGGCTTTGCCTATCTGGTCAAGGAAAATGGCGAAACCCGTTCGCGTGGCAAGCTGATCCCGCTGTTCCTGATGGGTGCCATTCTGTGTGCCGAGCCCATGATCTTCGGTTCACGCGAATTGTCGCCGACCTGGATGCTGTACTTCGGTTTGGGTAGTGTCATGGTGGGTACCATTTTGTATTTCCGTGGCCCGATCGCGCGCAAGCTGCCTTCGCTGGAGGTGCTGGACGACATCATGTATCGCGCCATTGCCGTGGGCTTTGCGTTTTTCACTGTGGCCACTGTGTTGGGCGCTTTGTGGGCGGCCGATGCCTGGGGTACGTACTGGCAGTGGGACCCCAAGGAAACCTGGGCCTTGATCGTCTGGCTAAATTACGCTGCCTGGTTGCACATGCGCTTGCTCAAGGGCCTGCGCGGCACGATGGCCGCTTACTGGGCTCTGGCAGGTCTGCTCATCACCAGCTTTGCCTTCCTGGGCGTCAATATGTTCTTGTCGGGCCTGCACTCCTACGGGGAACTGTAA
- a CDS encoding putative bifunctional diguanylate cyclase/phosphodiesterase: MTVSGIQIDSLEPVSSTSERLIRGLSFYVIPLFLILLTLWALFFLPNRYPAPSGQVLSFHALASTQSEPDAALIERLTASPAQRQLQVDKPHWLLLALGEQQTPPDQVLYFPAAHFNTLHCLQADTEHPLTVRDHSLSTQALRSPIQGYTLEPGNASAIVCRIDPAGSSQLHIERWAADDIKHSSIRYTRGVGLLEGGLLTIALFMLILAATNREWTYLLLAVWLIGNLRLGSMAMGWDMQWLGHTLPAEIMPVLRRLTIACYFVLSYSLFTLLLRSSIHSRLQQRWLHSVGLLSLTLLPASLLAPAALFQPLMWFSAIYALCCAGWVLLSILLQARSRVMLWQLVLLSMALCVLISAIFLAAFGRSSFVENFNGVITLLLSNLLVALAVGERLRDERSEALRARNELMAHYILTPIGMFTLNEAGVFIRMNPVLATALGVDFDPAGPTIHWTDFFPEQNWQTVAQNTLAGNDINIERSDTHLGQYQFTLRAAIVNQQIEGSLQDITARAETLRKLRLMADNDPVTNVLNQRGIEKALNQAMSRSAQDKPCLLAYLDLNHIKYVNGTFGHSSGDALLLKVCEQLEAVLQAGEKVGRIGSDEFVIIFEDCEPEQARALANEVIDTLNKSPLLAGNRSFNLRSTMGLVEVAPNMSPQDAISAASRAAREARRQHQSMVVYDQGSNALQEHAEELRLFEQLEGGSSRGLYLEMQPIVSLRRPIDSLNFEVLLRVRDSSGQLIPTGRIISAAEESGTITIIDKWVFAATLEWMSKHEKQLARTQLVNINLSGVSLNDDKFIQWFFDILARYEHLARKLCVEITEGVALDDLEHTRHFMRRLQQTGVRIALDDFGAGYTSFSYLRELPADAIKIDGALICDMLNKETNVAIVRTIVELARNLGMISIAEWVEDVPTLLALQEIGVDYVQGFIISAACTPADLLNATAITDLVKDEPARQFLLESQQKHLPTI, encoded by the coding sequence ATGACCGTTTCAGGAATACAGATAGACAGCCTCGAACCTGTCTCCTCAACCAGCGAACGCCTGATTCGCGGCTTGAGCTTTTATGTCATTCCCCTGTTCCTGATTCTGCTCACTCTTTGGGCACTTTTTTTCTTACCTAACCGTTACCCCGCGCCATCCGGGCAGGTTTTAAGTTTTCATGCTTTGGCCAGCACGCAAAGCGAACCTGATGCCGCCCTGATAGAACGACTGACCGCCAGCCCAGCACAACGCCAACTGCAAGTCGACAAACCGCACTGGCTGTTGCTGGCACTGGGCGAACAACAGACACCACCTGACCAGGTTCTGTATTTTCCGGCTGCGCATTTCAACACCTTACACTGCCTGCAAGCCGACACTGAACACCCCCTGACCGTACGCGACCATAGCTTGTCCACGCAGGCGCTGCGCTCCCCTATCCAGGGCTACACCTTAGAGCCCGGCAACGCCTCTGCCATCGTATGCCGCATTGATCCGGCCGGCTCCAGCCAACTACACATAGAACGGTGGGCCGCGGACGACATCAAGCACTCCTCGATCCGTTACACGCGCGGCGTCGGCTTGCTGGAAGGCGGTCTGCTGACCATTGCCTTGTTCATGCTGATCCTGGCTGCCACCAACCGGGAATGGACTTACCTGCTACTGGCCGTCTGGCTGATCGGCAATCTGCGGCTGGGTTCTATGGCGATGGGCTGGGACATGCAGTGGCTGGGCCATACCTTGCCTGCGGAAATCATGCCGGTTCTGCGCCGGCTGACCATTGCCTGCTATTTTGTACTGAGCTATTCGCTGTTTACCTTGCTGCTGCGCTCCTCCATCCATTCCCGCTTGCAGCAGCGCTGGCTACATTCGGTAGGCCTGCTCAGCCTGACCCTGCTGCCGGCTTCCTTGCTGGCACCGGCCGCCCTATTCCAGCCCTTGATGTGGTTCAGCGCCATCTACGCGCTATGCTGTGCCGGTTGGGTGCTGCTGTCCATTTTGCTGCAAGCGCGTTCGCGCGTCATGCTCTGGCAGCTCGTGTTACTCAGCATGGCCCTGTGCGTGCTGATCTCCGCCATTTTCCTGGCTGCCTTCGGGCGTTCCAGCTTCGTGGAGAACTTTAACGGGGTCATCACCCTACTGTTGTCTAATCTGCTGGTCGCGCTGGCCGTGGGCGAGCGTTTGCGCGACGAACGCAGCGAAGCCTTGCGCGCGCGCAACGAGCTGATGGCCCACTACATCCTGACCCCAATCGGCATGTTCACGCTCAATGAAGCGGGGGTATTCATACGCATGAATCCAGTACTGGCTACTGCACTGGGCGTCGACTTCGACCCTGCCGGGCCCACCATACACTGGACAGACTTCTTTCCCGAACAGAACTGGCAAACTGTTGCCCAAAACACCTTGGCAGGCAACGACATCAATATAGAGCGGTCCGACACCCATCTGGGACAATATCAGTTCACGCTACGCGCAGCCATCGTCAACCAGCAAATAGAAGGCTCGTTGCAGGACATTACGGCCCGTGCCGAAACTCTGCGCAAACTGCGCCTGATGGCCGACAACGACCCGGTTACCAACGTCCTGAATCAACGCGGCATCGAAAAAGCCCTGAATCAGGCCATGAGCCGCAGCGCCCAGGACAAGCCCTGCCTGCTGGCGTATCTGGATCTGAACCACATAAAATACGTCAATGGCACATTTGGCCATTCGTCGGGCGACGCTTTGCTGCTGAAAGTCTGCGAGCAACTAGAAGCGGTGCTGCAAGCCGGGGAAAAAGTTGGCCGCATCGGCAGCGACGAATTTGTGATCATTTTCGAGGACTGCGAGCCCGAGCAAGCCCGCGCCCTGGCCAATGAAGTCATCGATACCTTGAATAAAAGCCCGCTGCTGGCGGGCAATCGCAGCTTCAATCTGCGCAGCACGATGGGCCTGGTAGAGGTTGCGCCCAACATGAGTCCGCAGGATGCGATCTCGGCAGCCAGCCGTGCCGCACGCGAAGCCCGGCGCCAGCACCAGAGCATGGTGGTCTACGACCAAGGCTCCAACGCCTTGCAAGAGCATGCCGAGGAACTGCGCCTGTTCGAGCAGTTGGAAGGTGGTTCATCGCGTGGTCTGTATCTGGAAATGCAGCCTATCGTCTCTTTGCGCCGCCCCATAGACAGCCTGAATTTCGAAGTCTTGCTGCGGGTGCGCGACTCTTCCGGCCAGTTGATCCCGACCGGTCGCATTATTTCTGCGGCCGAAGAAAGCGGCACGATCACCATCATCGATAAATGGGTATTTGCCGCTACGCTGGAGTGGATGTCCAAACACGAAAAACAGCTGGCGCGCACACAGTTGGTGAACATCAATCTCAGCGGCGTATCCCTGAACGACGATAAATTCATCCAGTGGTTTTTCGACATCCTGGCCCGCTACGAACATCTGGCGCGCAAACTATGCGTGGAAATCACCGAAGGCGTGGCCCTGGACGATCTGGAGCACACTCGTCACTTTATGCGCCGCCTGCAGCAAACCGGGGTCCGTATCGCGCTGGACGACTTCGGTGCCGGCTACACCTCTTTTTCCTATCTGCGCGAACTGCCCGCCGATGCCATCAAGATCGATGGCGCGCTTATTTGCGACATGCTCAACAAAGAAACCAATGTGGCCATTGTGCGCACCATTGTGGAGCTGGCGCGCAATCTGGGCATGATCAGCATTGCCGAATGGGTGGAGGACGTACCCACCTTGCTGGCCTTGCAGGAAATTGGTGTCGACTACGTACAAGGTTTCATTATATCGGCCGCCTGCACCCCGGCCGATTTGCTCAATGCCACAGCCATCACGGATCTGGTCAAAGACGAACCCGCCCGCCAGTTTCTGCTGGAGTCGCAACAAAAGCACTTGCCTACGATCTGA
- the lysA gene encoding diaminopimelate decarboxylase: MTVAPHFQFQNDTLHAEQLALNRLADEFGTPLYVYSRQALRDAWESYRVAGEGRKLLVCYGMKANSNLAVLQEFARLGTGFDIVSGGELARVIAAGGDPGKVVFSGVGKQVWEIEAALQAGVKCFNIESEAELERVAQVAARLNRIAPISLRVNPDVDARTHPYISTGLKDNKFGVPIEDAPRIYARAQQLPSLNIVGVDCHIGSQITEVSPYLDALDKLIKLILTLKDQGVDLHHLDLGGGLGIRYTDETLITPTDLLSKVFVALDAHGLGHLEIVLEPGRSMVGNAGVLLTRVEYLKHGETKNFAIIDAAMNDLIRPTLYDAWHSVEAVQPRAVTADTPKYDLVGPICESGDWLARDRQLALEQGDLLAIMSAGAYAFTMASQYNTRPRAAEVLVDGDQVHVIRPRETLDSLFASERLLP, encoded by the coding sequence ATGACTGTTGCACCCCACTTCCAATTCCAGAACGACACTCTGCACGCCGAACAGCTTGCCCTGAATCGCCTGGCCGATGAGTTCGGCACGCCGCTGTATGTGTACTCCCGACAGGCGCTGCGTGATGCATGGGAGTCCTACCGGGTCGCCGGCGAAGGCCGCAAGCTGCTGGTGTGCTACGGCATGAAAGCCAATTCCAATCTGGCCGTGCTGCAAGAGTTCGCCCGCCTGGGCACCGGCTTCGATATCGTCTCCGGCGGCGAACTGGCCCGCGTCATCGCGGCCGGCGGCGATCCCGGCAAAGTCGTGTTCTCGGGCGTGGGCAAACAAGTCTGGGAAATCGAAGCGGCGCTGCAAGCCGGCGTCAAATGCTTCAATATCGAGTCCGAAGCCGAACTGGAACGGGTCGCCCAGGTGGCGGCACGCCTGAACCGGATTGCGCCCATTTCCCTGCGCGTCAATCCCGATGTCGATGCCCGCACCCATCCCTATATCTCCACCGGCCTGAAAGACAATAAATTCGGCGTGCCTATCGAAGACGCACCACGCATTTATGCCCGCGCCCAACAACTGCCCAGCCTGAACATCGTCGGCGTGGACTGCCATATCGGCTCCCAGATCACCGAGGTCAGTCCCTACCTGGATGCGCTGGACAAGCTGATTAAACTCATCCTGACACTGAAAGATCAGGGCGTTGATCTGCACCACCTGGACCTGGGCGGTGGCCTGGGCATCCGCTATACCGACGAAACCCTGATCACCCCCACCGACCTGCTCAGCAAGGTTTTCGTCGCTCTGGACGCGCATGGCCTGGGTCATCTGGAAATCGTGCTGGAACCGGGCCGCTCTATGGTGGGCAACGCCGGCGTGCTGCTGACCCGCGTGGAATACCTCAAGCACGGCGAAACCAAAAATTTCGCCATTATCGATGCGGCCATGAACGACCTGATCCGGCCAACCCTATACGACGCCTGGCATAGCGTTGAAGCGGTACAGCCACGCGCCGTCACCGCCGACACCCCTAAGTACGATCTGGTCGGCCCCATTTGCGAGAGCGGCGACTGGCTGGCGCGCGACCGCCAACTGGCTCTGGAACAAGGCGATCTGCTGGCCATTATGTCGGCCGGTGCCTACGCCTTCACCATGGCCAGCCAATACAACACGCGGCCCAGGGCCGCCGAAGTCCTGGTCGACGGCGACCAGGTCCACGTCATCCGCCCCCGTGAAACGCTGGACAGTTTGTTTGCCTCCGAACGATTACTGCCCTGA
- the lptM gene encoding LPS translocon maturation chaperone LptM: MKKARPFRLLALLTLTAVLGACGYKGPLYHPPAEQTQDADTAPR; this comes from the coding sequence ATGAAAAAGGCCCGTCCCTTTCGCCTGCTGGCCCTGTTGACGCTGACTGCCGTACTCGGTGCCTGCGGCTACAAAGGCCCGCTCTACCATCCGCCCGCCGAACAAACCCAGGACGCCGACACTGCGCCCCGATAG